The Podospora pseudocomata strain CBS 415.72m chromosome 1 map unlocalized CBS415.72m_1, whole genome shotgun sequence genome has a segment encoding these proteins:
- a CDS encoding uncharacterized protein (EggNog:ENOG503P5KQ; COG:O) produces the protein MPEEQNPPLELRGGRSRSYSTPAGFLSRFFRPHQQQQQQQQQPSSSHHHHRSRRSHHQGPSPPPSSSSHNHHPSSKPKHKYPPNPNPSTDHVYDIPLNKKPSPRHRNPFFRHRPPKPKHKKSPSSNIGTPPGKKRSLSKAGSRISTSTKPAKTRLTLDLKPLLDSNPSFLKLSFQFRSSSGGLAVGRVERFIRDELKSEKQAVVILFTSSGKQLETGAQIPSSRGRSSRVTVWYRLVDDNNNNNNNNTPPTTKWEFSICINNTQKMELNKLIEEDGATVGEVRKQIAGYLEIKEPRRIRLYADDGMFHGFLQGEGWVLRELGKRWLTRYLAVHVRHREGWVEVRLKGWGNERAGRRYVVHPGSGEGKWTVRDLKANFVTGGVVNVTEGRGRSRLSRKGLLGSGGLRVRFDGKRVGETEGVVWGGVYEVEFGGVEEAEVFAGEEGWLLRETESCDVCVEGRRVTDFPVRVVAGGCKGHKPPLCGECLGRWLVESMEAGRWKRLKCPDTDCSAVLGHHDVKRYATREVFERYDRWLLRDALEQTKGYVQCVTVGCEYGCVVGDQEACPTFNCRKCKGSHCIKHNVSHPEETCKQYRRRQKDKKEQEEASEREVAGMTKDCPKCGRRVNKTAGCNHITCHCGHEWCYVCTASYFHAQGTGLLLCRHNEGCTEGPLPGAELFNDDGTLRDPTGQRLPHRPFFHRPVIPADIPGAAPQGVPGMPGAAWLFPHLQRRNRQPEPPVATAPAAPEEPPAPAPEPGDRDPPMMTGANPGLVRGTPPPWAPGMAGARPRMRGTGAEAARRARGLGFHV, from the exons ATGCCCGAAGAGCAAAACCCCCCCCTCGAGCTCCGCGgcggcagaagcagaagctaCTCAACCCCCGCCGGCTTTTTATCTCGCTTCTTCCgcccccatcaacaacaacaacaacaacaacaacaaccttcctcctcacaccaccatcaccgatcTCGCCGCTCCCACCATCAaggcccctcccccccaccatcatcatcctcccacaaccaccacccatcttccaaaccaaaacataaatacccccccaaccccaacccctccacagACCACGTCTACgacatccccctcaacaaaaaGCCCTCCCCTCGCCACCGCAACCCCTTCTTCCGCCACcgtccccccaaacccaagcaCAAAaaatccccctccagcaacaTCGGCACCCCCCCAGGAAAGAAacgctccctctccaaagccGGCTCAAgaatctccacctccaccaaaccagCCAAAACCCGTCTAACCCTAGacctcaaacccctcctcgactccaacccctccttcctcaagcTCTCCTTCCAGTTCCGGTCTTCTTCCGGTGGGTTGGCAGTCGGCCGAGTAGAGCGGTTCATCCGAGACGAACTCAAGTCTGAGAAACAAGCCGTGGTCATATTATTCACCTCCTCGGGAAAACAACTAGAAACCGGCGCCCAAATCCCGTCTTCACGTGGCAGGTCGTCACGGGTGACGGTTTGGTACCGACTCGTggatgacaacaacaacaacaacaacaacaacacccccccaacaacaaaatgGGAGTTTTCCATttgcatcaacaacacccaaaaGATGGAACTCAACAAACTCATTGAAGAGGACGGCGCAAcagtgggggaggtgaggaaaCAAATAGCGGGTTACCTTGAGATTAAAGAGCCAAGAAGGATAAGGCTGTACGCCGACGATGGGATGTTTCACGGGTTCCtccagggggaggggtgggtgttgcgggagttggggaagaggtggcTGACGAGGTATCTGGCGGTTCATGTCCGGCAcagggagggttgggtggaggtgaggctgaaggggtgggggaacGAGAGGGCGGGAAGGAGGTATGTTGTTCATCCGgggagtggggaggggaagtggaCTGTGAGGGATTTGAAAGCAAATTTTGTGACGGGGGGGGTGGTTAACGTCactgaggggagggggaggagtcggttgtcgaggaaggggttgttgggatcgggggggttgagggtgaggtttgatgggaagagggtgggggagaccgaaggggtggtttggggtggggtTTACgaggttgagtttgggggggtggaagaagcagaagtttttgctggggaggaggggtggttgttgagggagacggagagcTGCGATGTTTGtgttgaggggaggagggtgacggaTTTTCCGGTTagggttgttgctggggggtgTAAGGGGCATAAGCCGCCACTTTGCGGGGAGTGTTTGGGGCggtggttggtggagagtatggaggcggggaggtggaagaggctgAAGTGTCCAGACACGGACTGCTCAGCTGTCCTGGGACATCACGATGTCAAGCGGTACGCGACAAGAGAGGTTTTTGAGCGGTATGACCGGTGGTTGCTGAGGGATGCGCTGGAGCAGACGAAGGGGTATGTCCAGTGCGTCACTGTGGGCTGTGAGTATGGTTGTGTGGTTGGGGATCAGGAGGCGTGTCCTACCTTTAACTGCAGGAAGTGCAAGGGCAGCCACTGTATCAAGCACAATGTCTCCCATCCCGAGGAAACATGCAAGCAATACCGAAGGAGACAAAAAGATAAAAAAGAACAGGAGGAAGCCTCGGAAAGGGAAGTGGCCGGGATGACCAAGGATTGCCCCAAATGCGGGAGGAGAGTAAACAAAACGGCTGGGTGTAATCACATAACCT GCCACTGCGGTCACGAATGGTGCTATGTCTGCACCGCCTCTTACTTTCACGCCCAGGGCACCGGTCTTCTCCTCTGCCGTCACAACGAAGGCTGCACCGAAGGCCCTCTCCCCGGCGCCGAGCTCTTCAACGATGATGGCACCCTTCGAGATCCAACCGGGCAGCGACTTCCACATCGTCCGTTCTTTCACCGGCCGGTCATTCCTGCCGATATCCCAGGTGCTGCTCCACAGGGTGTGCCTGGCATGCCTGGAGCAGCGTGGCTCTTTCCTCATCTTCAGAGACGTAACAGGCAGCCTGAACCACCAGTTGCTACTGCACCCGCTGCCCCGGAGGAGCCACCCGCGCCTGCACCGGAACCCGGAGACAGAGACCCGCCCATGATGACGGGGGCAAAtccggggttggtgaggggaactcctcctccgtggGCGCCGGGGATGGCCGGagcgaggccgaggatgagaggTACTGGAGCGGAGGCGGCGAGACGAGCAAGGGGGTTGGGCTTTCATGTTTAG
- a CDS encoding uncharacterized protein (EggNog:ENOG503P7PD; COG:S): MRQSILLAALSAVTAVVSQNQNFTIDITKVEASTRSGWCTAQFNSCGLLCFGSLQKNDCEPSDLTYECLCSNGTTPGLDYYANTLPTFICEEAFSQCTAERQGGSASELRKCTTDIRDHCGTLDPNDATPGGGDSNDEDEDEASTTSPTNTQGAAQTNPPGTSTSQAAAPTNFGNGIAAVAAGVFAAALL; this comes from the exons ATGCGTCaatccatcctcctcgccgccctctccgcGGTCACTGCTGTTGTTTCCCAGAACCAAAACTTCACCAtcgacatcaccaaggtCGAGGCCTCCACAAGAT CCGGATGGTGCACTGCCCAGTTCAACTCTTGCGGCCTACTCTGCTTCGGCTCCCTCCAAAAGAACGACTGCGAACCTTCTGACCTGACTTACGAATGCCTTTGCTCCAATGGCACCACTCCCGGTCTTGACTAttacgccaacaccctccctaCT TTCATCTGCGAGGAAGCCTTCAGCCAATGCACCGCCGAGAGACAAGGTGGCAGCGCTTCCGAGCTGAGGAAGTGCACCACCGACATCAGGGACCACTGCGGTACCCTCGACCCCAATGACGCCACCCCCGGTGGCGGCGACAgcaacgacgaggacgaggacgaggctAGCACCACTtctcccaccaacacccagGGCGCCGCTCAGACCAACCCTCCCGGCACGTCGACTTCTCAGGCTGCCGCTCCTACCAACTTTGGAAACGGCAttgctgccgttgctgccggtgtttttgctgctgctcttcttTGA